ACGGTGTCTCTTTATCTTGTTTCTGCAGCCCCCTCCATTCTTAGAAGACACAAAGCATCTTTAGGTCGTAAGCAGGTACGCTTTGACGCAGTGACAGTCTATTACTTCTCTAGAAGGCAGGGCTTCACCAGTGTGCCCAGTCAGGGTGGCAGCTCCCTGGGCATGGCGCGCCATCACTGTGCTATAAGACATTACACCCTTGGTGAGTTTGCACGAGAACAAGAGAGCAGCCACAAGCATGTGCTGCGTCAACACCTACAGCAAGAAAAGCTCAACGCTCGCAAGTTAAAGGTTAGTTGTGTGTCATGGATTCTGCTTTGCAGTAGGGTagccattttgttttgattttaagaTCTCTTTTACCTGACTTTTCCCAGCTGACACGGAATGGAACTGTGGATTGTCCCGAAGCAGAGTTGCTTACCCTGGATGACATATCCGATGAGGATCTGGATGTTGAGAGTGTAGAAGTGGACGATTGCTTCTTCTTGCAGCCTCTTCCGACCAAGAGGCGTCGGGCACTACTGAGGGCCTCGGGTATTGCCCGCATAGATGCCAGAGAAAAGACTGAGCTGCGTGCCATACGTTTGTCCCGGGAGGAGTGCGGTTGTGACTGCCGCTTCTACTGTGACCCTCGGCACTGTGGCTGCAGCCAAGCTGGAATTAAGTGCCAGGTAGGGCACGTGGTATTCTTAAAAGTCAGACTTATTAAGATGAGTCCAGTTGGCCCAGGGGTGTCCCATCCTGCTCCTTAAGGGCAGAGTTTagctcctgcagagtttagctccaggagacctgcctggaagtttcttgTAATCCTGAGGACCTTGAGTTCcaggttcaggtgtgtttactTAGGACTGGAGCTAAACTATGCTGGAAGGTGATGTTCCAGAAGCAGCATAAGACACCCCTGAATTGGCCTATAAGCCTATTCAAATGAAATACATGCTCTTTCCCTTTTACCTTGTTCCAAAGGTGGATCGGATGTCCTTCCCATGTGGTTGCACCCGTGACGGTTGTGGTAATACAGCTGGTCGCATTGAGTTCAACCCTCTTCGTGTGCGTACCCACTATCTTCACACTATCATGAAACTTGACCTGGAAAAGAGAACCCTGTTGGGTGTAAGGTCTGGAGAGGATTGTGGGGAAGAGACAGAGTTAGTCTCTTCTCCATCTCTATCTCTTTCTCCCTTGGACTCGGATGTGGAGGTGGAAAGCCAAAGTGTTCAGGAGTTGCAAGAGGAGCAGTGCGACAGCCTGGAGCGTGAAAACGAAACAGCCGTGCTTCACCTACAGAGTGCGGAGGAACGGGAAAGGAGACTGGAACAAGAAGAGCAGCAGGTTGAGGAGGCGCAGACCACTGACCCAACCCTTTGCCTCCTGCAGGATGCCCTCACCAGCCAGGCCGGAATGGAGGGCATGGAAGGTGTTGAGGGAGTCCTTCTAGAAGGGCCTTTTCCCGAAGGTGCCACCCTGCTGTGTATTACAGAGAACCATGCGGATGAACAGACCGAGCAGAGGCTGCTCAAAGACCCTGCTTCTGTCCTCTATTATCAGGTAGGTCATGTAGAGACAGCAGCCTTTGAGACGCTTCCTGCACAAGTAGAGGAAGTGGTGAGCGAAGGTGGGGATCCAGATACGGAGAGCGATCGGCAAAAACAAGAAACCTGCGGGCAGGATTCGGCCAAGAGCTTGTCTGTCGAAGTACCTCCACCTCTCAAGAATGGGGACGAAGAACAACTTTGTCCAGAACAGGCCTCAAATGATGGGGAATGCCTCGAGACATGCCTGGCGCCGGATGAAAAGGCAGTACAACTTCCTCCAGAAGTGTAGAGCCCATCACCTCTGCAGATGTTTTGCACAAGTTAGTTGTTAAATTCAAAGAAAGCCTACTCCACACAGTGCGATGTTACAAGACTGcataatgttattaaatgttaaagaaACAAGTTACCTTCATGGGTTTGTATCCAATTTAGCTGGAGATAAGCATGTACTGTGTTTGAAGTAGGTTGTCCGTggtaaaataagttattaaaaagaaaaaaattgaataatttataaaaaaaaaaaataaataaatgaaaaagaaacagGAAAAGCAGAGATCCTGATCTGACAAcaagtgtttgtttttccagTATGGTATCGGTTTATTACTTGATACTAGTGGGAAAAAGTGGCCTTTATGTCGAGGAGCAAGCATTTTCAGGATTATCCAGCGCCTTTGTATGGCCTTTCCAGTTTGTAGAGTTTCCGATACTGCACCCCAACAACTAATTGGCACTGTCAGGAGGATATATGCTAACACTATGTTCATGTCTTGTCAGAATTACCACAATTATAAGATGACAACTCTTAGCAGTTCATATACTCAGTTTATATGACAATGCTCATAACGTCAAAATGTATCCACGCACAGCTTTGttacttattgcaaaaaaaagaaGGCCTTGAATGGTTTCTAATACTCAGAATCCTGTAATTATGGTCATTCTTTCAGGACGTGAATGCAacattagtaatatgcatatgGATAATGCTAACACTAAGAAAAGGGgttgctaattttagaagaaggTGTTGTTTGTAGCATCCTTCCTGTGAATAGATCCAACAATCCTGGAAATACTTGGTTTTCATGTACTGTACAAGTGTTTTGCAAAGAGCTAGCATGAAGATGAGTGAAAAAGCTGCTTGTTCTCTGTATGCACGTTGAAAACTTGATTCGTTTGAACTTGCTGAGAGGGGATCAGGAGGATGAATGAATGTGCAAGCCATTTGCACAGCAGTTCTTTACTGATTTATCGTAGTCTTGACCTGACGCCGTTTGAAGCTGTAGCCTATACCGTCCCAGTTCGTggacgtttatttatttaccaccGCTTTGTATTGTTAGGGCGAGGACAATGTGCGTGAGTATTGTCATCTACaatcatttagttttttttttttgggtgtgttttcatttttagaagAGCAAATGAGATCATACACATTTATTGCACATCAAGCCTTTAAAGATTACAGAAGACATTTTAtgggtgaatctcatgaaaacacgtccaggtcacatttcaaaagaaaaaaaaaggaaaatgaaatggcattttacataaattaagtaatatttgaaaaatatttttacaattttaccaCCATCAAAGGCGTGTTCTTAACATATTTTGTGAGATTGACCTGTATAAGTTCAACCTTTAAATCCAGTACTTAAAATCCAAGGTGATCTTATATGTCATGTTGGCCTTTATGAACTGTATGACAATGCAAGGAAGACTTGAGGagattaaatattgtaattttgacTTACACATTGGCCTTTTTAGTTTATCTCACTAGGCCACAGTTTTAACCAGTCCTGATATTTAAGCAACATTACAAGTCAACAGTGCACCTCATTCTTAACGTCCAAACCCTCATTTAAACCCTGTGAAGACCATCTTTCTTGCCTCTGTATCCTTACTGTTCTTCCCTGTTGCATTTTTATAGTCCATTATAGTCTCATCCCTCGTTTTAGAATATGAATAATGTTGATGAAAAGATTACTTAGATGCTTTGTtaaagctgttttatttcactTCTGTTTAACGTTAAAAACAAAGTAATAATTTGAATggttacatgaaaaaaatagtGTCTTCAAATAGTATGAGTTCTGTGATTTTGCTAAATTATTTAAACGTAAGGAACCCAAGAAATTTGTCATTTtgcagtatatgtgtgtgtgtgtgtgtgtgtgagtgaatgttTGCACGTGTGCCAGAAAGATTCATGCTGATTTGTCAGATGAACCAATGTTTGGGACTGTAGTATGGGGTCATCATATTTCAAAAGGTGctcttattttagtttttacataTTCATATTAACACTATATGTAGAGTCTAtgtagagagagaaaaaaaaaaagtaaaaaatccaCAGTTGGTTGTGAATGCAAATGTTGCTGTTATCTCTCTGCTTCCAAGTTTACTCACCCTTACAACACCCTTTAGTCTTGAGTAAAGGAGATGATTCATTATGTGATTACATTAGCTAAAATGGAGCATGTGAGGCTAATCATGAAATTGTTAGCATGGTTGCGCACCCTCATATGACTTGGCATTTTAAAGCTCCAAGCATTAAGTTTGATTAAGACCTAATCTGCAATAATTAAGTGTTTTGCAAATGACCAATCAAACAAGaaggattttgttttgttttatactgTTACTGTgtttataaagtgttttttttcttactttatTTTTGCCTCATTGTATGTTAGCATGTCTCTTCCTCTGTTTACTGAATAATCTTGATGTATTGGCTACGTGtgttttatgtctttttttgtgttcaacacTCCAACAACATTCCTGCACTCAAACTAGTTTTGTCTGTAGCTAGAAACTGGCGTATCCTTAAAAATGGTGGTCTAAGGGCCTGCTATTGACCAAAACATGGAAGAGAGTCAGTCTTGTTTGTAGttcattattttgatgtatGAACATCCACAAGTCCAGTGGTCTAAAAACTATTGACTTTAAAAGGAGGTCTGAATGTCGCACATGCTAATGTACCTGTAGCTTAAACGCGAAGTATCTtttagttaaatatatttttgatttccATGTCACCTCCTTTTTAAGTACTCAGATTTGAGACCACT
This sequence is a window from Onychostoma macrolepis isolate SWU-2019 chromosome 23, ASM1243209v1, whole genome shotgun sequence. Protein-coding genes within it:
- the csrnp2 gene encoding cysteine/serine-rich nuclear protein 2, with protein sequence METVSSRGLKRRFEEVDSGSQCSTPKDSDDDISSSDSADSCDSLNAPSSSLTPPSILRRHKASLGRKQVRFDAVTVYYFSRRQGFTSVPSQGGSSLGMARHHCAIRHYTLGEFAREQESSHKHVLRQHLQQEKLNARKLKLTRNGTVDCPEAELLTLDDISDEDLDVESVEVDDCFFLQPLPTKRRRALLRASGIARIDAREKTELRAIRLSREECGCDCRFYCDPRHCGCSQAGIKCQVDRMSFPCGCTRDGCGNTAGRIEFNPLRVRTHYLHTIMKLDLEKRTLLGVRSGEDCGEETELVSSPSLSLSPLDSDVEVESQSVQELQEEQCDSLERENETAVLHLQSAEERERRLEQEEQQVEEAQTTDPTLCLLQDALTSQAGMEGMEGVEGVLLEGPFPEGATLLCITENHADEQTEQRLLKDPASVLYYQVGHVETAAFETLPAQVEEVVSEGGDPDTESDRQKQETCGQDSAKSLSVEVPPPLKNGDEEQLCPEQASNDGECLETCLAPDEKAVQLPPEV